ATTTATTTTATGCTGCCTTGCAATTGGGAATCGAAATCGATTACACCAAATTGCTATGTCGGTTAACCGCAGGATCTCGGTTATTGCGCTCTTTCTTTTATACCGGAGTCGATCGCACCAATGAAAAGCAACAAGGCTTTTTACTTTGGATGCGTCGAAATGGCTATCGAGTAATTGCTAAAGATTTGGTGCAGTTGCCAGATGGTTCCAAAAAAGCCAACTTAGATGTGGAAATAGCCGTTGATATGATGGCTTTAGTCGGTTCTTACGATACGGCTGTGTTAGTTAGCGGTGATGGGGATCTTGCTTATGCCGTAGACGCAGTTAGTTATCGGGGGGTGCGGGTGGAAGTGGTGAGTTTGCGTTCCATGACTAGCGATAGTTTAATCAACGTAGCCGATCGCTATATCGACCTGGAAAATATTAAAGAAGATATCCAAAAAACTCCCCGCCAAGGTTACACTTATCGCCCATTTTCCGGTATTGGCTTACTTGAAG
This genomic interval from Leptolyngbyaceae cyanobacterium contains the following:
- a CDS encoding NYN domain-containing protein, with amino-acid sequence MLNNLEKDTVFTPEQVLENRGRVAIFIDGSNLFYAALQLGIEIDYTKLLCRLTAGSRLLRSFFYTGVDRTNEKQQGFLLWMRRNGYRVIAKDLVQLPDGSKKANLDVEIAVDMMALVGSYDTAVLVSGDGDLAYAVDAVSYRGVRVEVVSLRSMTSDSLINVADRYIDLENIKEDIQKTPRQGYTYRPFSGIGLLEEMKEGE